GCCGCTGATCTTCACCTGCACGGCGCCACCGCCCGCAGTGATGTCGATCTCGCGCGTTTCGAGGGCCTTTTGCATGTCCTCGATCTGCCGCTGCATTTTCTGAGCTTGTTTGAGCAATTTGCCTACGCCGGCCATGGTGAATTCGGGTTGAAAACGAGTGAGCCGAAATTGCGCCGCGCGCCGCGGAGCGAGGCAAGGCTAGACTTTTCCGAGCAGCGGACGGTAACCCGCCCGGAAGTCCGGAAACGCCGGTGTCCAACCGAGCACGCGACGGATTTTCTCCGCGACGATGATGCGATCCGGCGTCGGCTCGCCGCCCTTGCGCACACTCGCGACCGCGCCGTCGAACTGCGGCGCAGGCACACCGATCTCGTGCGCCAGCCAACTGACCAGCTCCGCCCGCGTCGCCGGGGCGCCGTCGCTGAGATTGAACCCCTCGCTCGTCACTCCCGCCGACGCGGCGAAACACGCCAGCATCGCCGCGACGATGTCGTCGCGATGGATGAGATTCATTCGGAAGTTTGGCTCGCCGCCGAAACGCGTCTGGCCCGCGCGCAGCGCGTTCAGCAGATAATGCCGGCCCGGCCCGTAGATGCCCGCGCAGCGCAGCACGAACGACCGCGCGACTACCGCCGGGGCTGCTCCACGCAACAAGTTCTCCGCCTCCACGAGCACGCGTCCCGTCGGCGAAGCGCCCTCCGTCGACGCGCTTTCCTCCACGCGCGCTCCCCCGCCCTGCGGATAGACGCCGGTGCTGCTCGTGTAGGCGAGCGTGCCGACCGGCGCACGCGCCGCCCACGCGAGGATCGACCGCATGCCGTCGACATAAGAGGCACGGTAACCCTCGGGCGTCGGCGCCGACGCGCTAACCGTGTTGGCCACAAAATCGGCCCGCTCGATCCGTCCGTGCCAGCCATCGTTCGCCAAGTCCGCTTCGACCACCGCCACACCTCGCGCGCGCAGCGCCGACGCTTTTTCTGCGTTTCGCGTCAACGCCGTCACTCGCGCGCCGCGTGCCAGCGCCGCGTCCGCGAGCGCGGACCCGACGTAGCCGCAGCCGAAGATGACGAGATGTTTGCCAGCGAGGGAGCCCACGGCGGGAAGTAACAAGCAACCATGAGCAGGTAACAAGGGGCGAATCGCCGAACGCGAACGACGCCGCCGCGAGAACGCCTCTTGTTCCTTGTCCCTTGTTCCCTGATACTTCTCCCCATGCCCACCGTGCTCACGCTGCTCGCCGATGGTTTTGAAGAGATCGAGGCCTTCGCGCCGGTCGACCTGCTGCGCCGCGCCGGCGTCGAGGTCACCGTCGCCACGCTCAACGACAACCGCCACGCCACCGGCCGCAGCGGCATCGTGGCGCACGGCGACGTGGCGCTCGCCGCCGTCGGCGAATCGCTCTTCGACCTCGTCTTCCTGCCAGGCGGCGCGGGCGTCAAACTCCTACGCGCGGATGCCCGCGTGCGCGAAGTTGTCCTCCGCCACGCCTCCACCGACCGCTGGCTGGCCGCGATCTGCGCCGCGCCCACCGTATTGAACGACTGCGGTCTGCTTGCGGGAAAACGTTATACCGCGCACTTCTCCGTGGCCGGCGAGCTCCCGGCCATTCTGTTCGACGAACGGGTCGTGACCGACGGCAAGATCACCACGTCCCGTGGAGCCGGAACCTCGATCGACTTTGGCCTCCACCTCGTCCGCTTGCTGAGCGGCGACGAAAAAGCCAAGGAAATAAGCAAAGCCATTTGTTTCTAAGGCTTTGCGCGAAAAAGCGCATTGCCTCCGGCCCGAGCTAGGGGTTGCATCCTATCGGCCTGCCCCCGGCCGGCCACTTGGCCTACGGAACCGATGCCCCTGATTACCGCCGCCTCCCTGTGGACGTGACGCGGCGAAGCTTTGTTAGGGGAATACTCCTAGACGCTCGACGCTCCCGCGGCGCCACCGCAGATTGCTGACGCCTCGCGCAAGCCGCCTCACTTCCTCCATGTCCGCACCCGCTCCCAACATTGACCTCACGATCGAGGCCGGCCGAGCCGAGCAACACTACTGGCGCGACCTCTGGCGCTACCGCGAGCTCCTCGGCTTCCTCGCCTGGCGCGACATCAAGGTCCGCTACAAACAGGCCGCGCTCGGTGCCGCTTGGGCGATCATCCAACCGGTCGTCCAGACCGCGCTGCTCACCTTCGTTTTCTCCAAGCTCGCCAAGATGCCCGACGGCGGCGTGCCCTACTTCCTGCTCGTGTTGTGCGGCAACCTGCCGTGGCAGCTTTTCACCAACGCCTTCAACG
This region of Opitutia bacterium genomic DNA includes:
- a CDS encoding NAD-dependent epimerase/dehydratase family protein, producing MGSLAGKHLVIFGCGYVGSALADAALARGARVTALTRNAEKASALRARGVAVVEADLANDGWHGRIERADFVANTVSASAPTPEGYRASYVDGMRSILAWAARAPVGTLAYTSSTGVYPQGGGARVEESASTEGASPTGRVLVEAENLLRGAAPAVVARSFVLRCAGIYGPGRHYLLNALRAGQTRFGGEPNFRMNLIHRDDIVAAMLACFAASAGVTSEGFNLSDGAPATRAELVSWLAHEIGVPAPQFDGAVASVRKGGEPTPDRIIVAEKIRRVLGWTPAFPDFRAGYRPLLGKV
- a CDS encoding DJ-1/PfpI family protein translates to MPTVLTLLADGFEEIEAFAPVDLLRRAGVEVTVATLNDNRHATGRSGIVAHGDVALAAVGESLFDLVFLPGGAGVKLLRADARVREVVLRHASTDRWLAAICAAPTVLNDCGLLAGKRYTAHFSVAGELPAILFDERVVTDGKITTSRGAGTSIDFGLHLVRLLSGDEKAKEISKAICF